The following is a genomic window from Doryrhamphus excisus isolate RoL2022-K1 chromosome 3, RoL_Dexc_1.0, whole genome shotgun sequence.
GCTCCTGCTTTATTTTTCATGGCGGTGACCATCTTTGCTCCACTATCTCTACACTTTGATCCTGATATTCTGGGGGATTTGATAACATTTGCTTCTGAGGTGTTCTGTATGGTTCTAGACTGCTTTGAGAGTTGCTTGCCTTTTCTTTTCACCACCTTCTCATCGTCCTTCCTGATGTTTTTCTTATCCTGTACATCTCCAAGGATGTTTTTAGAATCCTTGCCTCTGCGACTTTGTTCATATTCTTGGCATATTTCTTGTCTTGAGGCTTTTCTTATCTTTGAGAGTGTGTTCTCTTTGTACTGTTTTTGGATTCTGGCTCCCAGCTCATCCAAAAACCTGAGGAGACCTagaatttgtcagatttttgtAGCATGTTTATCCAAAGAAGAATTGTTACCTGACATGGAAGTCGTCGCGTGTAAACAGTGGATGTTCCAGCAGCTCTGAACACCGAGCTCGTTTCTCTGGATCCATCTGGAGACATTCCTGGAAGACCACACAGAAGCTGATATTGAGTTAAAAATGTGTCTGAGCAAGTGTCTGAATGGAACCTGAGCCAGATCCAAAGCGTCAGGTGACACCAATGGAAAGTGCTGCTCCAGAGGAATTCTGCTGCAATGCTCTGGCAGCCTAATGCCAGAAAATGCAGGATTTTTGTGGAATAACTCCTTGTGATGAGCGGTCAGGTTACCTATAGGGACGAAGAGAACTGTTTATAATCATAAGTGTGGGAAATAAAACAGACTGGACTTACCAAAGAACTTCACAATGTGGTATATTTGGTCGAGGTCCGAGTCTCCAGGAAATAGAGGCTGACCTGTTAGCATCTCAACTAGCAAGCAGCCAGCAGCCCACACATCTACCGGTCTGCACATGTGAAACACACATGTGACATGTGAAAATCTCCATCCAAGAACATCCTGCATGTAAACACACCATCACTTACTTGCTGTACTTGGTGTCGCCCACCAGCAGTTCAGGAGCTCGGTACCAACGCGTGGCCACGTAGTCGGTGTAGGATCCACCCCCGGTCGGCGAGGCCACAGTGCGTGCCAGGCCAAAATCGCACAGCTTGACCACGCCCTCCCCGGAGATGAGTACGTTCTCAGGTTTGATGTCACGGTGAATGACCTGCAGGGGAGATGAAGTACGGCCTCACTCAATGTCACCAGATGGGGCTCATTCTTCTCGTGTCTCACATTTTGCTGGTGGCAGAAGGCAACCCccctcaggacctggaagaaGCACTGCTTGCAGGTGATTAGGTCCAGTCCTTGCACATTTTGCTCCAAATCATCCAGCAGAGTCCGCTCCACAAATTCAAAGACCAAATACCAGTGTCGGCGATGCTGCCACACATCCAGAAGGTTCACCAGATTGTCATGCCGTAGTTTCTTCATGACACATCAGAcaagaatttatatttatactgtaaatGGACGACCAGGAGGTGCGACTGACAGTTACCCTGAGCAGCTGGATCTCCCTGCGGGCAATCTTCCTCACTGACTTGTCCTCATCTGAATCCAGGAACTTTTTGATGGCGACGAGGCGGCCCGAGTCGCGATGGCGGCACTTGAGTACTGTGCCGTAACTGCCCTTACCAACTTGACCCAGAGACTCATAACGCTCCATGCCAACCTCAAGATAAACTGCTGTTGTGGTTAAAATTGTACAGTAGGTGGAGAATTCACACTCAATTTTGTTTATAATcccaaatgttacatttaataCATTGGGAGGGACACATTTTTTCTGCACTGTGACTTTCAATTAACTCATTGCCAAAGTAATTTTCATCAAAAGGCCCAACTTTACTGgattaatgtttaaaaagagcAGATAAAACACCCATATGCAAAAACGGTTACAGACTTGTTAAATTGATATGTAAGATTGGCACTCTCAAGGAATTTGGACATATTTTATAGGCAGCCGCAGTGTTTTGTTAACACAGTTTGTTAAATGTTTTAATGCTCCACAAAGTGGCAGCAAGATAATGATAACCATAACAATACATTGGTGACAATAGATACATTCAAAAATAACTGTTTGTCTGAGAAACTTCACATTGAAGTTGTTTTTGTGATAGTAGCTGCACCAATAAATACATGagaaacatgcatttttaaaaaaatagtccCAATTAAAAGAGAATATATCGTTGAAAGATTTACTACTAAGATTATTAATAAACTATTTTCCACTAATGGTTTTGGGAAGAAGAAATATAACCTTACTTTTCATAAcgttaacataaaaataattgacgtatttattaacatttattctTGGAGCGTGACACAGCGCGTTTATTTTGGGAGTAGTTCTCTCATGAGACTCCTTAAAACCAACATGGGTCATTTAAAGTCTTTATTTAATAAGGTTGATTTAATTTAGACAAGTCTtgtttgtagttttatttactGATATTGGTTTTGCAACTGTCTCCATTGATTGTTTTGTCCATATCTAGTCCTGTATTTATGTAGTTTCCATTACGTTGATATGCAAGTAGCTAATTCTGAAATTTGTCAAAGATAATGGATACTTACTTTAACGCagtaaaacacaataaaatcacATTACTGTCAATGGCGGAGACAGACACACACGAGTCCCGCTTAGACCATCACATAGAAGCGACTTGAAAGttagctaggctaggctagcaGGTTACCAGCTAGCAGGCTAATAGCTAGCATGCTGTTAGCTCGCAAAACTCACCAGAAAAAGCACACCTCAAGCGGTTTGGTGAGTCTCTGTTGTCGCCGTGAACCACCGGAGAGACATTGCTTCGCGTACAAGTTCAACTTATACAGTCACCGAAATTTGTGTTGTGTCGGTGCTCATCCATGACCAGTGAGAGATCTACGGGCAAGCCAGTGGTTGCTCAGGCAACCATACATGTCTTGTGTTTCGCAGCCGCACTTTCGATTCGTTTTATAATGATACAATGTGAAAGAATTCAACTGTacttcatttttaaattattaaaaatatatattatgtgtttgcaaaatcaatagaaaaaaaactatgaatttcaatataacaaaataattgtGGACGGCGTATGTCGTGACTAAAGCACTGAATTGGAAAAACATGAacacgtgaggataagtggtatagaaaatgaatggatgaattaaataaatgcaCAGCCAAAATTGTGTAGGTTagcaaatatatttaaatataatactgtatttatattcattttagcACAATGAAAAATGCATTACATTTGACTCTTATTTAAATCATGACAACAAGCAGCAACTTCACGCTCGTTGGAACAAAACATTGGctggaaaataaacaacaatcCAGGATGACTTCCTCCTCCAACAGCTTTATGGCGTCATGCAAATTTCAGAACCATCGGCAGAAGCGTTCCACTCATTCTTCATATTTAGGAATCCCCAGTGTGGAACGCTGTACAACATACACAGTAGTCCAACATGTCTCTTTGCCAAACCCCTGAATCCCCCATTAAAATTCTTCTCACAAGCAGTAACCGTCAACAACAAACACATTTGTAACATTTGCATGGTTTAGTCACAGCACTGCCAGTTAGTCAAACATTAgggcacataaaaaaacaacaatatattggcattaaataaattaatcatatCAAATTAACACAGTGGTTGAtattcaaaatacatatttacatattcaaataaaatggaaaaaaaattaaaacagtcTTTAAGCACAAATGACATTTAATCACTAAAATATCTGCCTCTCAGTTTCCATTTTTTAATTCCTCTTTGAAGTTGATATGTACTTGCTGTGGAAAAATCAACATCTGACATCATTTGTCACTGATATGTTGTTCTGCTATGTGCCTCGTCGTCAACATCTGCCTGACTGTGGACACTGAGAAGCTGCAAGGGGACGCGACaacatgagaaacaaaagcAACGAGAGTTTGCAGTCCCATGTGCAAGGAAAAAGAGTCAGCGTGCACGCAAAAGGGGGTgcaaaaacagaagaagaaatcaAATTCACAAACATTACGGTCACACTCACGCACAAAAGGCTGCCGCTGGAAAGAAATGCACAtacaagaaaaagaaagcaaGGTAAATAACAAAGATGGCCGCCTCATCACCATGTGCAATCATGCTGGAATCTAACACTGAAGGCCAAAACGTTCACTTGAATGCCATCAACACGAGGGGTTTGAGTTGTAGGTCGTAGGTCAATTGCCCATGACGGCATTCTCTTGGGGGTGCCGCAAgggggaattaaaaaaaaaataatttagttcCGCGCTCATTTCCTCCTCATGTCAGGATGAGTGGCAGATGGCAGATGGGGGCCCTCTACAGGCGGAATACTCGCACCCCTATGCTGCTCTGACGTCATCAAACAACCACcacttttgtattgtatttcgAAAATGGTTGCTTAGTTACATAGTTACAAAAAATATACGTTTTAAAGAGAAACTACTAGTGTAAATTTGCCATTTTGGATGACCCCCTATAGTACAGGTCATAAGCTGCATTCAAGAACACTTGGGAAGTCTGACAACTCCAGCGTCCATATAGGAAAAGTGCACTGGAAAATATCTCTTgaagagttcattcattttgaaatgGGATGTTAGCGCCAAGTGGGATATTCCCGACTTTCCATTAGggtcttgaatgcaccacaccAAGTAGTTGTAATAGTACACAGAGCTAGTTTGAAGTGCTGTTTGGAACATTTGTGAGAGCATGTGAGCAAGCTAGAACGCTCCACTTTTTGGATTGTGTGCCTCATCCATTCATCAGGAGCGTATCATCAAGTAGTAAACTCATGCTGAACAAAGTTAGCAACTTCATTTTAAGCAACTACAATGTAGCATGCTGCCCCCTACTGGATTCACCAACATAAGCTTTGTTAATCTGCTGAATGCATAATTTAGCGCAGGATCTTATTATGCGAACCCGACCGATCATGTGTCacatgtacaaaataacacctaaACGGTGGCGACAGTGGCGGTAGACAAAAGTCATCCAACAGCGGGTCAATCAGGGGTTGCGAGACTCAACTTTCACAACAGACAGGTGGGGTCCCCTGAGAAGAAACCCCCAAAAAGAGAAATAAGTCCCTACGCCGGAGCacacttcacaataaaagttgtttttaaataGGAGGGTTGGCAAGGGCAGATTGCAGTGGTCATGGTGGGGCAGGGTTCATGGAGTAAGGCTttgtcgtgggggggggggggggggggggggggggcagagacaCAGTGTCAGTTAGGCTTCAACAGTCTTGCTAGCGTTGATTGtgttaagacttttttttttttttttttccgccaaGGTTCTAGCCAGAAGGCAGGCCCAAGATGATACTAGcactacattttgttttgtttagataGAACCTTAGAGAGGAAAAAGTACAGACAAGAACTGTCTAGAGTCAACATTCAGAACGTGACTCATGGCAGGAACCTGGATGGTGGATAACTCCAATGACTACAGAAATGATACTTCTATTGTTTCCTGATTGGTTATAAGTGGTTtgtcagtgtgtgtatgtgtgtgtgtgtgtaatggaaAAAGAAGAGGGGTGGGGTTACGTTGATGAGAACCAGACGGTCAGTTGGTTGACTGGCGAGCCAGGAGTGAAGGAGTCGGTGGTTGCGAAAGATCACGGCAGCCAACTTCATGCCTTTTTGGGGGGAGGAGCCAACTTGATGATCTCGTCTTCAGATGGCTGGCGAATGATGTCTTCACATGAGACATGAGAGTGAGACTTTGTTAGACGCGACAAACCGTACTTCAGTGTGAGTTTTTAATTCTAACAGTAATGTGAGACAGTTGATCATCTCCGCCACTGTTGAGAGAAGAGGCGCTTTAGAGGTTGTGGGTAGGCTTTGCTACGCGTCTTAAAATGCTGCTTCGCGCTCTGTCAACTATATGCTAGTCAGCTATAGGCGTGGGAGCTAAATtggattgtgttgtttttcttctagtctagtggttagcgcgcagacctcacagctaggagaccagggttcaattccaccctcggcaatctctgtgtggagtttgcatgttctccccgtgcatgcgtgggttttctccgggtactccggtttcctcccacattccaaaaacatgctaggttaattggcgactccaaattgtccataggtatgaatatgagtgtgaatggttgtttgtctatatgtgccctgtgattggctgtcgaccagtccagggtgtaccccgcctcacacccgaagacagctgggataggctccagcaaccccgtgaccctcgtgaggaaaaacggtagaaaatgaatgaatgaatgtttttcttcagcaaacaGGCGAACCCAGCATGcttttgctgttaaaatgtgttagCAATGTAGcaaacatactgtactgtatagcaatgttacaaaacaCTGCATGTACATTATACATTCCTGTCATTGATGATTGCTATGTATTTCTTGTGGTTATTATGGGGTGGAAAGGAATACACAGCATGTTACTGCACTGTAGCGTGAGGCGTATACATGAAAAATATGACACTGAATTTTATTCCCTGGACTTACtttatatttaaacatttttaatggatactctgttgacttttaaaacagACTTTCACAGCCtaagtaatatatattttgtagtacGGTTGTCCCGTTGTGCTATTATGtttggccacaagggggcagacaTCCGCTGTGGTATCAGAGACAACACGAGAGTATAAACTTTTTCCAATTTCGATCCGCAAATGGACATCCGTGGACTATACAAGTAAGTCCTTCTAAGAAAATTCAGAGTGAAACATCCAGCTATAATGTGTGCCTGACCTTTGTATTTCTTGGCTGAGGGGATGCGAGTCAGCTTGGTGTCGATCTCGTCGTCCTCAGAGATCTTCAGCACGGTGGTGCGGTACTCGATGACGCGAGTTAGCAGGTCGGGCCGCCGCGAAATCTCAAAGATGTGCTCTATGTAGGACAGGTTGTCTGTGGGGAAGGTCCGCGAAGAGATCAGAGATCACAGGAGCATGGTTAAGTGGATgcgtttgtgtgtctcaccctgGGCCAGCTTGTCGTTCTTCTCCAGGTAGCTGAACCATTCCTTGGAGGACGTGATGACGTTGCTCTGGTCCTCGGGGATGTCCTCCTTGCATGCGGACTTGAGCTGCTCCAGGTCCTCGTTGGTGATGTTGTCAGACAGGTCGCTAAGCAAAGAGCTGTACTCCGCCGCCATCTTCTGGACGACACAACACAACGCAACATTTGGCTTAAGATAGACATGCAAACACGCAAGGCATCATGGATGCCAGATGGCGAACGCTGTGACCCATATAGCTTAGCTGCTTTTGCCTGGCTCGACCATCAGAGGTCGCCAAAGCATTTGATTTAACATTACAATGCCAGTAAATAACATGCCATTCATAGTAATAACAACACTACTTATGTGATTttctaaacacaaacacagcacaaTGACACAAATGAATAATGATgacaaggcatttttttttaaaaagactgAATGATGCGACTGATCTGAGCTGCACAACAATGACAAGGCGCTTTGCCTCTGACAAGCGTGAGTGTGCGTGTGCTTGTTTGGCACCACAATGGATCAGCACTGCTTTTGTGCACAACTGGGGCAcaagaaaaaagacaacaatggaCAGAGCAGCTACATCTTgcgccacccccccaccctagCTCAACCACACTTGGTTTGGTTCCATTTTAAAGTGATCGACTCTGTAAACTTTGAGCAATACTGTCATGTATTCCAATAAAAAAGCGCCACAAAGTAGCAGTGCAATCAAAACGGCATTGATGGTACAACTGGCTGACaccacccccccatcccagGCCAGGCCACACACCCCCACCTCAAAATCGGGGACGAGCGTGACACTGCATCCACACATAAGAGGGCCAGTATGCTTCACATTCTCATGCACACAAACCCGCTTTTGTCTGCTCTGTGCGTGCAAAGATGCATGCACTTTAAGTACAAAATTAGTGATAAAGCAGCAAAGCTTAAGCAGACAAAATACTGGACATTAAAAACCTGGAACAGGTGTCTACATGAGTACATTTAAACAACTTGTTGCAATTTAttaacaatttaataaaaaaataatgtatattttattttattgtactacttcattgttgtgttttgtaaTATCCAAGTATGTTATATGGCTGCACTTAAttctaaattaattcatttattattaccataatatataATTGATGAGCAATGCTTGTTAAAATTgccattcatccaggtcattatATTCTGTTccggttgtcttagaagacgttgtGCCTCTCATCTGCgaaggcttcatcagttcatgctcaaagactagataggacagctctagtctgagagtGTGGTGCAAGATCAGGTGCAGGTTGGTTGGCTTTTATGAACAATGTAAAGACAATATCAATGCATCAATGAGGTTATATTATTAGTTTACCGTATTGTCTCATTATATGGCTCAACAtgactattttaactttatttaacaaCATTATTACAGTActttaagtataaaaaatactatTCTACTTCAAGTTCAACACTGATGACCAACAAGTCCATTCACACGGCTGGTTGGTTACCATAGAGACCAGGCCTGGCTATGCCTTGAGGCCCTGGAGACAGTTACCTAGCGACAGCTAGGGCAGAGTTCCCACtcctttcagaataaaagcccACTATACACTGGGCTATGCGTGGAGATGAGGTTTCAGTCGTTACCACGGCAACTGAAttggtggttaaaaaaaaaaaatccctctcTGAAAAAAAGACGTCTTTTGTAACTTGACAAGATATTTTTGCCTTTGgtcacgtgtgttgctgtgggCTCTGAGTGACATACTCATCTCAGGTCAAAGCTAGCTTAAACTGACGcaaataaataactttttcGAGCAGATGTTACATTTGGCAAAGGCACATTCATTTAATGCCACCATCTGCTGTGTGCGCAGCTTGGCATCCTGCCCTCTGCGGGTCCAGCGTCAAAATCACATTGTTCACAACACTTCCTCTGTGATACTCTTTGTTACAACAACACCTTCCTCCTTACTAGGGGCAACTTGTGGAGTACAGGAGTGGGACAGTCGAAATGTATTATGGGACAGCGAGATCCGCAGTGGTGTCCAATATGGCGGTGAGGGCGGCTAGCGACTATCAGCCAAAAGGCGTCAAAAAGAGAGAAAGGAGGAAGCGCTAATCTGCGTAGAAGCATTTAGGCCAGTGGCCCACTTCTCATGGATGAGGATAGAAGATTTGTACACATCTGTGCAATAAAACATGGCTTTTTTGGCTCATTTGACATGCCTGTAACATGCAATTTATAAACagactatatatacatatccacTGAGCAGGAATACACCACTTATCAAAATCTGAATACCAgttttgcaagaatttacattttgtgctgttggatcttaaggagttTCTAAACAGAACACAAACATTAAATGAAatgggctgttcatcagctgatcaaaggttTAAGACCATAACTTTTAAAAGCCAAGGTAAATTCAGTGTAAATTCACACATGGTGTGATTGCTGAGCTGCGTAAACAAAGCCTTCCCCATTATTGCTGAGGCTGGAACAAACAAGTCAAGCTGTAGACCCCCAAAAATATCACCAGCTCTGAGCCGGATGATCCGATTGCCTGTCTGCCAAAACATGggccaaatgaaggttgttacttgTGCCTAGTGCAGTCCAATAATCATTAGACGGTATCCGCCAGAGAAGgctctaaaaaagaaaaacgtctTCAAAGGCCTCGTCTCCATCAACCCCACAAAACTGGGATTTGCCTAAAAGCAGCAAACATGGGGCATTGAAAAGTGGAGGaaacttttattctctgatgagaaaagaTTTAATCTTGACGGtcatgatggcttccaacgttactggcatgataTGGAGATGATAagttttccacacggcacagtggagggggtgcCATTATGATCTGGGgtgttttttccttcaatggaacaatggagtttcaggttgtggaggggcgtcaaacagcagctgGTTACGTGGAAatgtaatgactggctttttcaacaggacaacactgcaatttgttcaatttttgaggtgattaacaagaatggcaGAGCTACTCAGCACTGAGTGTGTTTTCAacgttttatttctattttgggggggggcaggtttTTTGGGGGAGGTATGGTCTGAAATGTTTCATCAGCATCATTCTTGcatgcaataaattgcttagtGCTCTATTTAGAACCTCCTATTATactaatttttcgaccctttgtattgagttgaggtctccgatagagcagctacacacaataacccgcacagaaaattTATTAGATTCTgtacctattccaactgtatttcctttgatttgtgcttcctgtcaaaATGGTATCCGGACATGCCAactctgttgtgattggtcacacgcccaaagtgctgcCAAACTATGGCCCATATAAGGCAgcccgtccctctgtgacatcacaaagaggcagttttaccattccttttgaaaccgagcattttgagcaaaCGTCTTTCAAGGCTCaattccaaatgcgtaaaccttattatctgaaactttggcaccgtttaacatgagaatacaacattctaactacatttataggtcagacaagtggaaaaagcataataggtccccttcaagATGCACAGAACAGTTCataatgtaaa
Proteins encoded in this region:
- the LOC131125912 gene encoding cyclin-dependent kinase-like 2 isoform X1: MERYESLGQVGKGSYGTVLKCRHRDSGRLVAIKKFLDSDEDKSVRKIARREIQLLRKLRHDNLVNLLDVWQHRRHWYLVFEFVERTLLDDLEQNVQGLDLITCKQCFFQVLRGVAFCHQQNVIHRDIKPENVLISGEGVVKLCDFGLARTVASPTGGGSYTDYVATRWYRAPELLVGDTKYSKPVDVWAAGCLLVEMLTGQPLFPGDSDLDQIYHIVKFFGNLTAHHKELFHKNPAFSGIRLPEHCSRIPLEQHFPLVSPDALDLAQVPFRHLLRHIFNSISASVWSSRNVSRWIQRNELGVQSCWNIHCLHATTSMSGLLRFLDELGARIQKQYKENTLSKIRKASRQEICQEYEQSRRGKDSKNILGDVQDKKNIRKDDEKVVKRKGKQLSKQSRTIQNTSEANVIKSPRISGSKCRDSGAKMVTAMKNKAGANSGLTSKDHIMAVGVKKTFNLSSNQTRTASNVVPTSDQHTSLSCSLSKNITVGPSALSTVLKDKLSKPPSTKPSQDACRLSRCFSTAVEHREEYSTDKNMKPDDSLTKAALSHLQVPQTSIIPRSRATFLSNEAPKAMFMETERTIVGSDKDNSSRFWVGQARKTTKSFPEAKKNDANASTIVDPLSVTMTPDHWSSTRSSLHHYNMDAAEVCDFKEEASLAPPPQYDSQSSMPNLLIPFLTGGAVSDHLDPRPQPGAHNLWWRYHSGVYCQPFQQPQGTLTSQAKGNTALIPLNHCCNKSDRGDSVVSKTRSDVHFPDVRSSVLPELREKEGKYSKVLRNDRAPL
- the LOC131125912 gene encoding cyclin-dependent kinase-like 2 isoform X2, coding for MERYESLGQVGKGSYGTVLKCRHRDSGRLVAIKKFLDSDEDKSVRKIARREIQLLRKLRHDNLVNLLDVWQHRRHWYLVFEFVERTLLDDLEQNVQGLDLITCKQCFFQVLRGVAFCHQQNVIHRDIKPENVLISGEGVVKLCDFGLARTVASPTGGGSYTDYVATRWYRAPELLVGDTKYSKPVDVWAAGCLLVEMLTGQPLFPGDSDLDQIYHIVKFFGNLTAHHKELFHKNPAFSGIRLPEHCSRIPLEQHFPLVSPDALDLAQECLQMDPEKRARCSELLEHPLFTRDDFHVRFLDELGARIQKQYKENTLSKIRKASRQEICQEYEQSRRGKDSKNILGDVQDKKNIRKDDEKVVKRKGKQLSKQSRTIQNTSEANVIKSPRISGSKCRDSGAKMVTAMKNKAGANSGLTSKDHIMAVGVKKTFNLSSNQTRTASNVVPTSDQHTSLSCSLSKNITVGPSALSTVLKDKLSKPPSTKPSQDACRLSRCFSTAVEHREEYSTDKNMKPDDSLTKAALSHLQVPQTSIIPRSRATFLSNEAPKAMFMETERTIVGSDKDNSSRFWVGQARKTTKSFPEAKKNDANASTIVDPLSVTMTPDHWSSTRSSLHHYNMDAAEVCDFKEEASLAPPPQYDSQSSMPNLLIPFLTGGAVSDHLDPRPQPGAHNLWWRYHSGVYCQPFQQPQGTLTSQAKGNTALIPLNHCCNKSDRGDSVVSKTRSDVHFPDVRSSVLPELREKEGKYSKVLRNDRAPL
- the LOC131125912 gene encoding cyclin-dependent kinase-like 2 isoform X3, yielding MERYESLGQVGKGSYGTVLKCRHRDSGRLVAIKKFLDSDEDKSVRKIARREIQLLRKLRHDNLVNLLDVWQHRRHWYLVFEFVERTLLDDLEQNVQGLDLITCKQCFFQVLRGVAFCHQQNVIHRDIKPENVLISGEGVVKLCDFGLARTVASPTGGGSYTDYVATRWYRAPELLVGDTKYSKPVDVWAAGCLLVEMLTGQPLFPGDSDLDQIYHIVKFFGNLTAHHKELFHKNPAFSGIRLPEHCSRIPLEQHFPLVSPDALDLAQECLQMDPEKRARCSELLEHPLFTRDDFHVRSPQVFG
- the LOC131125980 gene encoding astrocytic phosphoprotein PEA-15, with translation MAAEYSSLLSDLSDNITNEDLEQLKSACKEDIPEDQSNVITSSKEWFSYLEKNDKLAQDNLSYIEHIFEISRRPDLLTRVIEYRTTVLKISEDDEIDTKLTRIPSAKKYKDIIRQPSEDEIIKLAPPPKKA